From the Gallaecimonas mangrovi genome, one window contains:
- the polA gene encoding DNA polymerase I: MASIPENPLILVDGSSYLYRAYYAPPHLTNSQGEPTGAVYGVINMLKSLLRQFKPTEMAVVFDAKGKTFRDELFEQYKAHRPSMPDDLRSQVAPLHALVKAMGLPLIIIEGVEADDVIGTLAKKASADGRHVLISTGDKDMAQLVDDKVTLINTMTNTVLDPAGVAEKFGVGPELIIDFLALMGDKVDNIPGVPGVGEKTALGLLQGLGGIDTLYQNLDKVATLDFRGAKTMGKKLADNEEQARLSYLLATIKTDVDLSEEQLDLAIKPEDTDALVEWYGKMEFRRWLADVLDGKAPEQAAGPANAAKDEAQDAVADPAGIDRSDYELVTTEKALLGWVEKLKKAALFSFDTETTALDYMVADLVGFSVALDDGQAAYIPFGHSPLDEIEQLPRDTVLDAFRDLLQSEKHLKVGQNLKYDMSVLANHGITLAGIAFDTMLESYIFNSVAGRHDMDSLSLKYLAHKAISFEDIAGKGAKQITFDQVAIKDAAVYAAEDADVTMKLHQVLWPKLEAEAPLKKVFQEIELPLVPVLSRMERSGVLIDKTLLGKQSEELATRIAELEKKAFDIAGEEFNLGSPKQLQAILFEKMGIKPLKKTPSGVPSVAEEVLQELAHDYPLPKVIIEYRGLAKLKSTYTDKLPQLIHGKTGRVHTSYHQAVTATGRLSSSDPNLQNIPVRTEEGRRIRQAFIAPKGRVLLAADYSQIELRIMAHLSSDKGLLAAFAEGKDIHAATAAEVFGVKLDAVTNEQRRRAKAINFGLIYGMSAFGLARQLDIGRNEAQGYMNTYFERYPGVLEYMESTRQKAEEKGYVETLFGRRLYLPEITARNQARKKAAERAAINAPMQGTAADIIKKAMIAVDEWITTQAADKVTLLMQVHDELVLEVDENYAKEAAAKISELMQNAADLKVPLVVDPGMGMTWDEAH, from the coding sequence ATTTAAACCAACAGAAATGGCTGTGGTTTTTGATGCCAAAGGCAAAACCTTTCGGGACGAACTTTTCGAGCAATACAAAGCCCATCGCCCTTCCATGCCTGACGATCTTCGCAGTCAAGTAGCACCGCTTCATGCGTTAGTAAAAGCCATGGGTCTGCCCCTTATCATTATCGAAGGGGTCGAGGCCGATGACGTCATTGGCACCCTTGCCAAAAAAGCCTCCGCCGACGGCCGCCACGTGCTTATCTCTACCGGAGATAAAGATATGGCACAGCTGGTGGACGATAAGGTGACCTTGATCAATACCATGACTAATACCGTGCTGGACCCAGCCGGTGTTGCTGAAAAATTTGGCGTGGGGCCAGAGCTTATCATCGACTTTTTGGCGCTGATGGGAGACAAGGTTGACAACATCCCAGGTGTTCCCGGGGTTGGCGAAAAAACCGCTCTGGGCTTACTGCAGGGCCTTGGCGGTATCGATACGCTTTATCAAAACCTCGATAAAGTGGCGACCTTAGATTTTCGTGGTGCCAAAACCATGGGTAAAAAGCTGGCCGACAATGAAGAACAGGCCCGGCTTTCTTACTTGTTGGCCACCATCAAAACAGACGTTGATTTAAGTGAAGAACAACTCGACCTGGCCATTAAACCTGAGGACACAGATGCCTTAGTCGAGTGGTACGGCAAGATGGAGTTTCGCCGCTGGCTAGCCGACGTACTGGATGGCAAAGCACCAGAGCAAGCTGCAGGCCCAGCCAACGCGGCAAAAGATGAAGCACAAGACGCGGTTGCAGACCCTGCCGGCATTGACCGTAGTGACTACGAGTTGGTCACCACAGAGAAGGCACTGCTTGGCTGGGTAGAAAAACTCAAAAAGGCAGCGCTTTTTTCCTTCGATACCGAAACCACTGCGCTTGATTATATGGTGGCCGACCTGGTGGGCTTTTCAGTGGCGCTTGATGATGGCCAAGCGGCCTATATTCCCTTTGGTCACAGTCCATTAGATGAAATTGAACAGCTACCCCGCGACACCGTGCTGGATGCCTTTCGGGATTTACTGCAAAGCGAAAAGCACCTAAAGGTTGGGCAGAACCTCAAATATGACATGAGCGTATTAGCCAATCACGGTATTACCTTGGCCGGTATCGCTTTTGACACCATGTTGGAAAGTTACATTTTCAACTCTGTGGCAGGCCGCCACGACATGGACAGCTTGTCTTTGAAGTATTTGGCCCATAAAGCCATCAGCTTTGAAGACATTGCCGGCAAAGGCGCCAAACAAATTACCTTCGACCAGGTGGCCATTAAAGATGCCGCCGTTTACGCCGCCGAAGATGCCGACGTCACCATGAAACTGCATCAGGTGCTGTGGCCAAAACTGGAAGCGGAGGCGCCACTTAAAAAGGTATTCCAAGAGATTGAATTACCGCTGGTACCGGTGCTGTCACGTATGGAGCGCAGCGGCGTGTTAATAGACAAGACTCTGCTTGGCAAACAAAGCGAGGAGCTAGCCACACGCATTGCTGAGCTGGAGAAAAAGGCCTTTGATATTGCGGGCGAAGAATTCAACCTCGGCAGCCCCAAACAACTACAGGCTATTTTGTTTGAAAAAATGGGCATTAAACCGCTGAAAAAAACACCTTCAGGGGTACCTTCAGTGGCAGAGGAAGTACTGCAAGAACTGGCCCACGACTACCCGCTGCCGAAAGTCATTATTGAGTATCGTGGCCTTGCCAAGCTGAAATCCACCTACACCGATAAGCTGCCACAGCTTATTCATGGGAAAACCGGCAGAGTGCATACCAGCTATCACCAAGCAGTGACAGCAACCGGCCGCTTATCTTCATCCGACCCAAACCTGCAAAATATCCCGGTACGTACCGAAGAAGGCAGGCGTATTCGCCAAGCCTTTATCGCCCCTAAAGGCCGGGTGCTACTGGCCGCTGACTATAGCCAAATTGAACTTAGGATCATGGCCCATTTGTCCAGTGATAAAGGCTTGTTGGCTGCCTTTGCCGAAGGCAAAGACATCCACGCCGCCACCGCCGCCGAAGTCTTTGGCGTCAAACTGGATGCGGTAACCAATGAACAGCGCCGCCGTGCCAAGGCCATTAACTTTGGGCTTATCTACGGCATGTCAGCCTTCGGCTTGGCCCGCCAGCTCGACATTGGCCGCAATGAAGCCCAAGGCTATATGAACACCTACTTTGAACGCTATCCAGGCGTTCTGGAATATATGGAAAGCACCCGTCAAAAGGCAGAAGAGAAAGGTTACGTTGAAACGCTCTTTGGCCGCCGCCTATATCTGCCCGAGATCACCGCCCGCAACCAGGCCCGTAAAAAGGCCGCCGAAAGGGCCGCCATCAATGCCCCCATGCAAGGTACCGCTGCCGATATCATCAAAAAGGCGATGATTGCCGTTGATGAATGGATCACCACGCAAGCGGCCGACAAGGTGACGCTATTGATGCAGGTGCACGATGAATTGGTGCTGGAAGTTGATGAAAACTATGCCAAAGAAGCGGCGGCTAAGATCAGTGAACTGATGCAAAACGCCGCTGACTTAAAGGTGCCGTTAGTGGTTGATCCCGGCATGGGCATGACTTGGGACGAAGCTCATTAA
- the yihA gene encoding ribosome biogenesis GTP-binding protein YihA/YsxC, with product MNSTPEIDFRQARFITSAPDIRHLPRNDGVEIAFAGRSNAGKSSALNAITGQKQLARTSKTPGRTQLINLFSLADPRHCLVDLPGYGFAKVPLEMKEKWQASLSEYLEKRESLRGLVVLMDIRHPFKDIDQDLIYWAVESGLPVLALLTKADKLKSGARKNTLLQCKEAALAFGGDVTVMTISALKGLGVPEVRRYLAAWLEDPLVAEMDEPEDDSPEA from the coding sequence ATGAACTCCACCCCTGAAATCGACTTTCGCCAAGCCAGATTTATTACCTCTGCACCTGACATTCGTCATCTGCCACGTAACGACGGGGTTGAAATCGCCTTTGCTGGCCGTTCGAATGCCGGCAAGTCCAGTGCTTTGAATGCCATCACCGGCCAAAAGCAGCTGGCGCGGACCTCGAAAACCCCTGGCCGTACTCAGCTAATTAACCTGTTTAGCTTGGCCGACCCGCGTCATTGCCTGGTGGATTTACCGGGATACGGTTTTGCCAAAGTGCCGCTGGAAATGAAGGAAAAGTGGCAGGCCAGCCTTTCTGAGTATCTGGAAAAGCGTGAGTCGCTACGTGGCCTGGTGGTGTTAATGGACATTCGTCACCCTTTTAAGGACATTGACCAAGACCTTATCTACTGGGCGGTTGAGTCTGGCTTACCGGTGTTGGCGCTGCTTACCAAAGCGGACAAGTTAAAAAGTGGTGCCCGTAAAAATACCTTGCTGCAATGCAAAGAAGCGGCGCTGGCGTTTGGAGGGGATGTGACGGTGATGACTATATCGGCCCTCAAAGGCCTTGGCGTACCAGAGGTGCGTCGATATTTAGCAGCCTGGCTAGAAGATCCTCTGGTAGCAGAGATGGATGAGCCAGAAGACGACTCACCAGAAGCCTGA
- a CDS encoding c-type cytochrome: MKNIVVAVAILLTSISFSSFAKGDITAGKAKSAVCSACHGPDGNSPVSMYPRIAGQHARYIIKELKDLKLGMSSGGKDGRFNPVMSAMASPLSDQDMADLAAYFAAQKPVIGTTPAKDAAAGQKLYMGGDTKRGITACSACHGPKGNGLGLAKYPDISGQYPQYIKAQLEAFRAGKRHNDPNHMMRDVAAKLSDADINLLANYLAGLH; encoded by the coding sequence ATGAAAAACATCGTCGTCGCAGTCGCGATACTTCTCACCAGTATCTCATTTTCGTCTTTTGCCAAGGGTGACATCACTGCTGGCAAAGCCAAATCAGCCGTTTGTAGTGCCTGCCACGGTCCGGATGGCAATAGCCCTGTCAGTATGTATCCCCGTATCGCGGGGCAACATGCTCGTTACATAATTAAAGAACTCAAAGACTTAAAATTGGGTATGAGTTCAGGTGGTAAAGACGGCCGCTTTAACCCAGTGATGAGCGCAATGGCATCACCGCTATCTGACCAAGACATGGCAGATTTAGCGGCTTACTTTGCCGCCCAAAAGCCGGTTATAGGTACCACTCCTGCAAAAGATGCCGCAGCAGGTCAAAAGCTTTACATGGGCGGGGATACCAAAAGAGGCATTACCGCTTGTAGCGCCTGTCACGGCCCGAAAGGCAACGGTTTGGGGCTGGCGAAATATCCCGACATTTCCGGGCAATACCCGCAATATATTAAGGCGCAACTAGAAGCCTTTCGCGCCGGCAAACGTCATAACGACCCCAATCACATGATGCGAGATGTCGCCGCTAAGCTGAGCGATGCTGACATCAATTTGCTGGCAAATTACCTTGCCGGGCTCCATTAA
- a CDS encoding class I SAM-dependent methyltransferase — translation MLECPLCQSAVHDFARDRQRQYFQCANCALVSADPACHLNAAEEKALYDIHDNHVDDPGYRRFLTRLSAPLLQKLAVGAQGLDFGCGPGPALAAMLQEAGMVMTLFDPYYAPQQKALRRQYDFVTCTEVVEHFNHPLASWTQLTSLVKPGGWLGVMTKLVINQARFANWHYKNDPTHVSFHSEATFDWLAKHFGFVWQRVDTDVILLQKR, via the coding sequence ATGCTTGAATGTCCCCTCTGCCAAAGCGCAGTTCACGACTTTGCTCGTGACCGTCAGCGCCAATATTTTCAATGTGCAAACTGTGCCCTGGTCAGTGCTGACCCGGCCTGTCACTTGAATGCGGCAGAGGAAAAGGCGCTCTATGACATTCACGACAACCACGTGGATGACCCAGGCTATCGGCGCTTTTTAACTCGGCTAAGTGCGCCGTTGCTGCAAAAGCTGGCCGTAGGAGCACAAGGCTTGGATTTTGGCTGTGGGCCAGGGCCAGCACTGGCGGCTATGTTACAAGAGGCGGGCATGGTAATGACGCTTTTCGACCCATACTATGCACCGCAACAGAAAGCGCTTAGGCGCCAATATGATTTTGTAACCTGCACCGAGGTGGTGGAACATTTTAACCACCCCCTTGCAAGCTGGACCCAGTTAACCTCGCTGGTAAAACCCGGAGGCTGGCTGGGAGTAATGACTAAGCTGGTGATAAACCAGGCCCGTTTTGCCAACTGGCATTACAAAAATGACCCCACCCATGTGAGCTTCCACAGTGAAGCGACCTTTGACTGGCTAGCCAAACATTTTGGCTTTGTCTGGCAACGGGTGGATACCGATGTGATCCTGCTGCAAAAAAGGTAA
- the yihI gene encoding Der GTPase-activating protein YihI has product MKKTRAPGKLGTAKKVDTGNTQLSTSKGKKHKLGNKSGSRHAVATAGNNAKQANAQNKDKRLGSTKPVTLVKPGAKAAPKAKPAPATPKQDMAAKAALLESLENDIRLNDLLDRLDEDQELGAEELAYVEEMTGKIEKLMAELGITDDEDDDYTDDIDWDDEEKPA; this is encoded by the coding sequence ATGAAGAAAACCCGCGCCCCGGGTAAATTGGGTACCGCCAAGAAAGTGGATACTGGCAATACCCAGTTAAGCACCAGTAAGGGTAAAAAACACAAGCTGGGCAATAAATCTGGCAGTCGTCATGCCGTCGCTACGGCTGGCAACAACGCCAAGCAAGCCAATGCCCAAAACAAAGATAAGCGTTTGGGCTCGACCAAACCGGTCACCTTGGTGAAACCAGGTGCCAAAGCTGCGCCTAAAGCCAAGCCGGCTCCTGCAACGCCCAAACAAGACATGGCAGCCAAAGCGGCCCTGCTGGAAAGCCTCGAGAACGACATTCGTCTGAACGATTTGCTCGACAGACTGGATGAAGACCAAGAGCTTGGTGCCGAAGAACTGGCTTACGTTGAAGAGATGACCGGTAAAATCGAGAAGCTGATGGCCGAGCTGGGCATCACTGACGATGAAGACGACGATTACACCGACGACATCGACTGGGATGACGAGGAAAAGCCGGCATGA
- a CDS encoding DUF2489 domain-containing protein has translation MSFWTIAAIVGVVIIIGLAFYAGKLLFMVKAQRQKEEAFLAEHNEKLLKSVRIIAAAMVEEQCDFSEGAIRIRVLTDHLLPYKDYQPQFPALFDLYDRVKDMPTHDARKTMDKKERFKQDMQRAAWEQELGAAIKLEAKTLKELTH, from the coding sequence ATGAGTTTTTGGACCATTGCCGCCATTGTTGGGGTTGTCATTATTATTGGCCTGGCCTTTTACGCTGGAAAGCTACTCTTTATGGTCAAAGCGCAGCGCCAAAAAGAAGAAGCCTTCCTAGCCGAGCACAATGAAAAGCTGCTGAAAAGTGTTCGCATTATTGCCGCCGCCATGGTGGAAGAGCAGTGTGATTTCTCGGAAGGGGCCATCCGCATTCGAGTATTAACCGACCACTTACTGCCTTATAAGGATTACCAGCCGCAGTTCCCGGCATTATTTGATCTTTATGACAGGGTCAAAGACATGCCGACCCACGACGCCCGTAAAACCATGGATAAAAAGGAACGCTTTAAACAGGACATGCAACGCGCCGCCTGGGAGCAAGAGCTGGGCGCCGCCATAAAACTGGAAGCCAAAACGCTCAAAGAATTGACTCATTGA
- the hemN gene encoding oxygen-independent coproporphyrinogen III oxidase, producing MAAPRYTSYPTALSFTEQVRGDQWRTAITQAPSRKLSLYVHIPFCQKMCYYCGCNKIVTRHSHKADLYLDHLAREIAYQAELFGDFTVHHLHLGGGTPTFLNQLQMQRLLAMLKGNFHFAKDFVGSIEIDPRAIEVRDLAWLRELGFNRLSMGAQDFDPKVQVAINRVQSTDKIAALMDKARQLGFNSINLDFIYGLPFQNAGSFGQTLQKALQLAPDRFSIFNYAHLPERFPAQRKIKEDTMPGAPEKLRMLGTTIDTLTGAGYHFIGMDHFAKADDELAVAQQQGRLHRNFQGYTTDGDCELLALGASAISKVGGQYVQNEKSIGDYQNASASQGHARLKGYLMSQEDHIRAAAIHSLLCHFNLNWAKLDQRFGIDSKSYFKDDQALLAPFIKDGLVDTHSQGIDVTDKGRFLVRTIATAFDAHLRKQVQQHRFSRVI from the coding sequence ATGGCCGCCCCCCGTTACACGTCTTACCCCACAGCACTGAGCTTTACCGAGCAGGTCAGAGGCGACCAATGGCGCACCGCCATTACGCAAGCGCCCTCGCGCAAGTTAAGCCTTTATGTCCACATCCCCTTCTGTCAGAAGATGTGCTACTACTGCGGCTGCAACAAAATAGTGACTCGCCATAGCCATAAGGCCGACCTTTACCTTGACCACTTAGCCAGGGAAATTGCCTACCAAGCTGAGCTTTTTGGCGACTTTACCGTGCATCATTTGCACCTGGGCGGCGGCACCCCAACCTTTTTAAACCAGCTGCAAATGCAGCGGCTATTGGCGATGCTGAAAGGCAACTTTCATTTTGCCAAAGACTTTGTTGGCAGCATTGAAATTGACCCCCGTGCCATCGAGGTCAGAGATCTGGCATGGTTAAGAGAGCTGGGCTTTAACCGCCTCTCCATGGGCGCCCAAGACTTTGACCCGAAAGTGCAGGTGGCTATCAACCGGGTACAAAGTACCGACAAAATTGCCGCCCTGATGGACAAAGCCCGCCAGCTTGGCTTTAACTCCATCAACCTCGACTTTATTTATGGCCTGCCCTTTCAAAACGCCGGTTCCTTTGGCCAAACCTTGCAAAAAGCGCTGCAACTGGCCCCCGACCGCTTCTCTATTTTTAACTACGCACACCTGCCAGAGCGTTTCCCGGCGCAGCGCAAAATAAAAGAAGACACCATGCCGGGCGCACCAGAAAAGCTGCGAATGCTGGGCACCACCATCGACACCCTAACCGGCGCCGGATATCACTTTATTGGCATGGATCATTTTGCCAAGGCCGACGACGAACTCGCCGTTGCCCAGCAGCAAGGGCGCTTACACCGTAACTTCCAGGGCTACACCACCGACGGCGACTGCGAATTACTGGCCCTTGGTGCCTCTGCTATTAGCAAAGTCGGCGGCCAGTATGTGCAGAACGAAAAAAGCATTGGCGACTACCAAAACGCCAGCGCCAGCCAAGGCCATGCCCGCTTAAAAGGCTACCTAATGAGCCAAGAAGACCACATCCGCGCCGCCGCCATTCACAGCCTGCTTTGCCACTTCAATCTTAACTGGGCCAAACTCGACCAGCGCTTTGGCATTGATAGCAAAAGCTATTTTAAAGACGACCAAGCATTGTTGGCCCCCTTTATCAAAGACGGTTTGGTTGATACGCACAGTCAGGGCATAGACGTAACCGACAAGGGCCGCTTTTTGGTGCGCACCATCGCCACCGCCTTTGACGCCCACCTAAGAAAACAGGTGCAGCAGCACCGCTTTTCGCGGGTGATATAA
- the add gene encoding adenosine deaminase, with protein MIDKTFPLVDIHRHLDGNVRLGTIIDLARRFNVPLPAQDEAGMKPYAQVIENEASLVAFLAKLDWGVKVLGDLDACYRVAYENVEDAAKVGIDYTELRFSPWYMAMSHGLDPQAVVEAVVAGVAAGSRDFAVKTNLIGILSRTFGTAQCQRELDAILAQSQHIAAVDLAGDELGFPGPLYEPHFKQVLDAGLKVTVHAGEAAGPESVWHALQSLGAVRIGHGVKAAQDPKLLDYMAKHNIGIESCLTSNIHTSTVASYAEHPINAFLANGIAVSLNTDDPGVSGIELDYEYEVAAPRAGLSPSQISACQRHGLAMSFLSDKEKQALLAAKQ; from the coding sequence ATGATTGATAAGACTTTTCCTCTGGTGGATATCCACCGGCATCTGGATGGCAACGTACGCCTTGGCACCATTATCGATTTAGCCAGGCGTTTTAACGTGCCATTGCCGGCCCAGGACGAAGCGGGCATGAAACCCTATGCGCAGGTTATTGAGAACGAAGCCTCACTGGTGGCCTTTTTAGCCAAGTTAGATTGGGGTGTAAAAGTGTTGGGGGACTTGGACGCCTGCTACCGCGTGGCGTACGAAAACGTTGAAGACGCGGCCAAGGTTGGTATTGATTATACCGAGCTGCGTTTTAGCCCCTGGTATATGGCAATGAGCCACGGCCTTGACCCGCAAGCGGTGGTGGAAGCGGTGGTCGCCGGGGTTGCTGCCGGCAGCCGAGACTTTGCGGTGAAAACCAATTTGATTGGCATCTTAAGTCGCACCTTTGGCACGGCGCAATGCCAGCGGGAATTAGACGCTATTTTGGCCCAAAGCCAACATATTGCTGCGGTCGACCTCGCCGGTGATGAACTCGGTTTTCCAGGGCCGCTTTATGAGCCGCACTTTAAGCAGGTGCTGGACGCTGGCCTTAAGGTGACAGTGCATGCCGGTGAAGCGGCTGGGCCTGAGTCGGTTTGGCATGCGCTGCAATCGCTGGGTGCGGTGCGCATTGGCCATGGTGTGAAAGCCGCCCAAGACCCTAAGCTTTTGGATTATATGGCAAAGCATAATATTGGCATCGAGTCTTGCCTGACCTCCAATATTCATACCTCAACGGTTGCCAGCTACGCCGAGCACCCTATTAACGCCTTCTTAGCGAACGGCATTGCCGTGAGCCTCAATACCGACGACCCGGGGGTGAGCGGCATTGAGCTTGATTACGAATATGAGGTTGCCGCGCCTAGGGCGGGGTTAAGCCCTTCGCAAATTAGCGCCTGCCAGCGCCATGGTTTGGCCATGAGCTTTCTAAGTGACAAGGAAAAACAGGCGCTGCTAGCCGCCAAGCAATAA
- a CDS encoding RMD1 family protein encodes MSHSACFSYCLGDRFSLDVLRPILAKHGQAQSLRDAFILPMPAGECIIFHYGVVVCWGMAEDKAKAFCQSLSAAVEGPIKATRDEISFAELGQNERLHIKHDHFVFPGNDSLSKLAVSHALAQSVKLEAFEEQVAATIKETSPIPETLANQGKIRLPRRKLAVLRGRLYLAKSQVNLHFDLLDKPDFFWDHPELDPYYDLTRANQELDSRLEILNKRLEVIGELLEILADEEHHKHSSFLEWIIIWLISIEILIFIFHDYLGWI; translated from the coding sequence ATGAGCCACAGCGCTTGCTTTAGCTATTGTTTGGGCGACAGGTTTAGTTTGGACGTTTTAAGGCCAATATTGGCCAAGCACGGCCAGGCGCAAAGCCTGCGCGATGCTTTTATCCTGCCAATGCCTGCCGGCGAATGCATTATTTTTCACTACGGGGTGGTGGTTTGCTGGGGCATGGCCGAAGACAAGGCCAAGGCCTTTTGCCAAAGCCTTAGCGCCGCGGTTGAAGGGCCCATTAAAGCCACCCGTGATGAAATCAGCTTTGCCGAACTCGGCCAAAACGAGCGGCTACACATCAAGCACGACCACTTTGTGTTTCCCGGCAACGACAGTTTAAGCAAACTGGCGGTTAGCCATGCTTTGGCGCAATCGGTGAAATTGGAAGCCTTTGAGGAACAGGTGGCGGCAACCATCAAGGAAACCTCGCCCATTCCCGAAACCCTGGCCAACCAAGGCAAAATTCGCCTGCCAAGGCGCAAACTGGCGGTGTTGCGTGGGCGGCTGTATTTGGCCAAAAGCCAGGTTAACCTGCATTTTGACTTGTTGGATAAGCCCGATTTCTTTTGGGACCACCCGGAGCTCGACCCTTATTACGACTTAACCCGTGCTAACCAGGAATTAGACAGCCGCTTGGAGATCTTAAATAAGCGCCTGGAAGTGATAGGGGAGCTGCTGGAAATTTTGGCCGATGAGGAACATCATAAACATTCAAGCTTCTTGGAATGGATCAT